Proteins encoded together in one Sceloporus undulatus isolate JIND9_A2432 ecotype Alabama chromosome 4, SceUnd_v1.1, whole genome shotgun sequence window:
- the ELK4 gene encoding ETS domain-containing protein Elk-4 isoform X1 gives MAVKWGHPERRELLLHGGGHCRFPTLSVLTAMDSTITLWQFLLQLLQEPQNKDLICWTSNDGEFKLLQAEEVARLWGIRKNKPSMNYDKLSRALRYYYVKNIIKKVNGQKFVYKFVSYPDILNMDPLAVGRIEGDAETQTGTVDANNTIKETENCGKEKPQSCAKSSSRNDYIHSGLYSSFTLNSLNSSSCVKLFKPIKMENPTEKVVEKKIPQESTPSVIKFVTMSSKKSLPSPLASTTQPTSSISASSTLPSSSDESLQALESLVIPKAAPTETSTSLPSLTTNFTPMPPSASISPALQVPSRSPLPPLNSNPDLVIDTDTESDACQQLEQSHNQVLEFNEQDSSTIEKELRNSRTRKPKGLEIAPALVITGSDPSPLGILSPSLPTASLTPALFSQTPILLTPSPLLSSIHFWSTLSPVAPLSPARLPGATTLFQFPSVLNTHGPFTVSGMDGPSTPGPFSPDLQKT, from the exons ATGGCAGTGAAATGGGGCCACCCAGAGAGAAGGGAATTGCTTCTGCATGGAGGGGGGCACTGCAGATTTCCAACTCTTAGTGTG CTCACTGCTATGGACAGCACGATCACCTTGTGGCAGTTCCTTTTGCAACTTCTTCAGGAACCTCAGAATAAGGATCTCATTTGTTGGACCTCCAATGACGGAGAGTTCAAGCTTCTGCAGGCAGAAGAAGTGGCGCGCCTCTGGGGGATCCGTAAGAACAAGCCCAGTATGAACTACGACAAACTCAGTCGTGCTCTCAGATATTATTATGTGAAG aatataATTAAAAAAGTGAATGGTCAGAAATTTGTTTACAAGTTTGTGTCCTATCCAGACATTTTGAATATGGATCCACTAGCAGTTGGTAGGATTGAGGGTGATGCTGAAACACAGACAGGCACTGTAGATGCAAATAACACTATAAAGGAGACGGAGAACTGTGGGAAAGAGAAGCCTCAGTCTTGTGCAAAATCCTCTAGTCGCAATGACTATATCCACTCAGGTCTATATTCTTCATTTACTTTGAACTCCCTGAATTCATCCTCATGTGTAAAACTCTTTAAGCCAATCAAGATGGAGAACCCAACTGAAAAAGTGGTAGAGAAAAAAATTCCCCAGGAGTCTACACCTTCAGTCATAAAATTTGTGACCATGTCCTCCAAAAAGTCTTTGCCATCACCCCTTGCCTCGACAACTCAACCAACATCTTCTATATCAGCTTCCTCTACCCTCCCTTCTAGCTCAGATGAAAGTCTCCAGGCCTTGGAGTCTTTAGTAATACCAAAAGCGGCTCCCACTGAAACTTCAACATCTTTGCCAAGTTTAACCACCAATTTCACCCCTATGCCTCCTTCAGCCTCCATTTCCCCTGCTCTCCAGGTTCCTTCCAGATCTCCTTTGCCACCCTTAAATTCTAATCCTGATCTGGTTATAGACACAGACACTGAGTCTGATGCTTGCCAGCAGCTGGAGCAGTCTCACAATCAAGTCTTGGAGTTTAATGAGCAGGATTCCTCCACAATAGAAAAGGAACTTCGCAATAGCCGAACTAGAAAGCCAAAAGGACTGGAGATTGCCCCTGCTCTTGTCATTACTGGCAGTGACCCAAGTCCTCTGGGAATACTAAGCCCTTCTCTCCCTACTGCTTCTCTTACACCAGCACTTTTTTCACAG ACACCTATTTTGCTGACTCCAAGCCCCTTGCTCTCCAGTATCCATTTCTGGAGTACTCTCAGCCCAGTTGCTCCCCTCAGTCCAGCAAGGTTACCAGGTGCTACCACCCTTTTCCAG TTTCCATCAGTGCTGAATACTCATGGACCATTTACTGTATCAGGAATGGATGGGCCCTCTACTCCTGGGCCTTTCTCTCCAGATTTACAGAAGACATAG
- the ELK4 gene encoding ETS domain-containing protein Elk-4 isoform X2, whose protein sequence is MDSTITLWQFLLQLLQEPQNKDLICWTSNDGEFKLLQAEEVARLWGIRKNKPSMNYDKLSRALRYYYVKNIIKKVNGQKFVYKFVSYPDILNMDPLAVGRIEGDAETQTGTVDANNTIKETENCGKEKPQSCAKSSSRNDYIHSGLYSSFTLNSLNSSSCVKLFKPIKMENPTEKVVEKKIPQESTPSVIKFVTMSSKKSLPSPLASTTQPTSSISASSTLPSSSDESLQALESLVIPKAAPTETSTSLPSLTTNFTPMPPSASISPALQVPSRSPLPPLNSNPDLVIDTDTESDACQQLEQSHNQVLEFNEQDSSTIEKELRNSRTRKPKGLEIAPALVITGSDPSPLGILSPSLPTASLTPALFSQTPILLTPSPLLSSIHFWSTLSPVAPLSPARLPGATTLFQFPSVLNTHGPFTVSGMDGPSTPGPFSPDLQKT, encoded by the exons ATGGACAGCACGATCACCTTGTGGCAGTTCCTTTTGCAACTTCTTCAGGAACCTCAGAATAAGGATCTCATTTGTTGGACCTCCAATGACGGAGAGTTCAAGCTTCTGCAGGCAGAAGAAGTGGCGCGCCTCTGGGGGATCCGTAAGAACAAGCCCAGTATGAACTACGACAAACTCAGTCGTGCTCTCAGATATTATTATGTGAAG aatataATTAAAAAAGTGAATGGTCAGAAATTTGTTTACAAGTTTGTGTCCTATCCAGACATTTTGAATATGGATCCACTAGCAGTTGGTAGGATTGAGGGTGATGCTGAAACACAGACAGGCACTGTAGATGCAAATAACACTATAAAGGAGACGGAGAACTGTGGGAAAGAGAAGCCTCAGTCTTGTGCAAAATCCTCTAGTCGCAATGACTATATCCACTCAGGTCTATATTCTTCATTTACTTTGAACTCCCTGAATTCATCCTCATGTGTAAAACTCTTTAAGCCAATCAAGATGGAGAACCCAACTGAAAAAGTGGTAGAGAAAAAAATTCCCCAGGAGTCTACACCTTCAGTCATAAAATTTGTGACCATGTCCTCCAAAAAGTCTTTGCCATCACCCCTTGCCTCGACAACTCAACCAACATCTTCTATATCAGCTTCCTCTACCCTCCCTTCTAGCTCAGATGAAAGTCTCCAGGCCTTGGAGTCTTTAGTAATACCAAAAGCGGCTCCCACTGAAACTTCAACATCTTTGCCAAGTTTAACCACCAATTTCACCCCTATGCCTCCTTCAGCCTCCATTTCCCCTGCTCTCCAGGTTCCTTCCAGATCTCCTTTGCCACCCTTAAATTCTAATCCTGATCTGGTTATAGACACAGACACTGAGTCTGATGCTTGCCAGCAGCTGGAGCAGTCTCACAATCAAGTCTTGGAGTTTAATGAGCAGGATTCCTCCACAATAGAAAAGGAACTTCGCAATAGCCGAACTAGAAAGCCAAAAGGACTGGAGATTGCCCCTGCTCTTGTCATTACTGGCAGTGACCCAAGTCCTCTGGGAATACTAAGCCCTTCTCTCCCTACTGCTTCTCTTACACCAGCACTTTTTTCACAG ACACCTATTTTGCTGACTCCAAGCCCCTTGCTCTCCAGTATCCATTTCTGGAGTACTCTCAGCCCAGTTGCTCCCCTCAGTCCAGCAAGGTTACCAGGTGCTACCACCCTTTTCCAG TTTCCATCAGTGCTGAATACTCATGGACCATTTACTGTATCAGGAATGGATGGGCCCTCTACTCCTGGGCCTTTCTCTCCAGATTTACAGAAGACATAG